Below is a window of Nitrospirota bacterium DNA.
TAATTTTGTAAATGCAGTTGCAAAGGGTTTAGGAATACCTGTCAGGGAGACAAAAGTTGGCTTTAAGAATTTCAGGCCATACCTTATTAGCACTTCTCTCGAAAAGGCGATCATAGCATTTGAAGAGTCTGATGGCATATCAGGATATAATCATACGCTTGAAAAAGATGCAATATTCGGACTTTTACTTGCTATTGAGATAATTGCTTCAACAGGCAAGAATCTTAGTGACTATCTTAAGGAATTGATGGACGAATATGGATATTTTTACCCTGAACGCTCAGGTATAGCGGTGGACAGATCTCTATCAGGAGAAAAACTTCTTGCGAAACTATCAATTATTAAAGATAAATATAGAAAAGGAACCATTGTAAATATTGGTGGAGAAAAAAGAACAGTTCAGGATGTTGTAACCATAGATGGCACAAAGCTAATTTTTGATGATGGCTCATGGTTGATGATAAGACCTTCAGGCACAGAGCCGAAGGTAAGATTTTATATTGAATCACGGACACAAGCTGGTAAGAATGCTGTATCTGAAATCGTAGAACAGATGACAAAAGAAGCTCTCGGCTGCTGAAAATTAGAATGACAGATTCAGGAATAGAAACAGATAAGCTAATTGAAAAAGGATTGAAAGCACTTGAAAATGGTGATACACTTTCAGCATTAGTATTTTTCGAAAAGGCTTACAATATAGAACAAACGCCTGAGATCTGTTCTTATCTGGGTTTTTGTATTGCAAAAGAACGCGGACAGTTTAGTAAGGGTGTAGCTTTATGTGAGGAGGCGATTAAAAAAGAACCTAATAATTCCGTTCTCTATCTGAATCTTGGAAGACTCTACCTTTTCTACAATAAAAAAGAACAAGCAGTGATTACATTTAGAGAGGGCTTGCAACAGGAGATGAATCAGATGATATTAGAGGAATTTAACAGGATTGGAAACCGCAAACCTCCTGTTATCCCTTTTCTAAAGAGGAGCAATCCCATCAATAAGTATCTTGGTATTCTTCTTAAAAAGCTAAAATTGCGATAAATCTATCAATTTTTAGAATAATAATTTGACGTCAAGAATAGTAAGGTTTTAATATATTCTTTATGCTAAAACCAGAACAACAATTTGAAATTATCAAGAGAGGCTCTGTTGAAATAATAACCGATAAAGAACTCATACAGAAACTCGAAAAGTCATATAGGGAAGATAGCCCCCTAAGAATAAAGGCAGGCTTTGACCCAACAGCTCCTGATATACATCTTGGTCATACAGTGCTACTTGAAAAGATGAGGCAATTTCAGGAACTCGGGCATAAAGTGATATTTCTTATAGGTGATTTTACAGGAATGATAGGTGATCCGACTGGTAGATCTGAAACAAGGAGACCTTTAACAAGAGATGAAATAAATAAGAATGCAGAAACATATAAGAGTCAGGTATTCAAAATACTGAATCCTGAAAAAACAGAAATAAGATTCAATAGCGAATGGTTATTGAAA
It encodes the following:
- a CDS encoding tetratricopeptide repeat protein: MTDSGIETDKLIEKGLKALENGDTLSALVFFEKAYNIEQTPEICSYLGFCIAKERGQFSKGVALCEEAIKKEPNNSVLYLNLGRLYLFYNKKEQAVITFREGLQQEMNQMILEEFNRIGNRKPPVIPFLKRSNPINKYLGILLKKLKLR